A region of Candidatus Melainabacteria bacterium RIFOXYA2_FULL_32_9 DNA encodes the following proteins:
- a CDS encoding pyrroline-5-carboxylate reductase: protein MLENIKIGFIGAGVMGKAIISGLIKSKFVPENNLTASEITEEIAKKVSGELGIEVISNNKDLIKTSDVIILSTKPFIIKNVLEEIKEDLTKEKIIISIAAGISTDFIENILEKEVPVVRIMPNTPAVVGEGMSAISRGKYVTDNQIELVKRIFSNIGRCIEVQEKYMNAVTGISGSGPAFIYLIIEALADGGVKLGLPKKIAIELAAQTALGAAKMVLETEKHPSVLKDEVTTPGGCTIAGLAVMEDSKIRAALSKTVQETAKVASELSSK from the coding sequence ATGCTGGAAAATATAAAAATAGGTTTTATCGGTGCTGGAGTTATGGGAAAAGCCATTATTAGTGGCTTAATTAAATCAAAGTTTGTACCTGAGAATAATTTAACCGCGTCTGAAATAACAGAAGAAATAGCAAAAAAAGTATCTGGAGAGTTAGGAATAGAAGTTATATCAAACAACAAAGATCTTATAAAAACATCAGATGTTATCATTTTGAGCACAAAACCCTTCATTATAAAGAATGTTTTAGAGGAAATTAAAGAAGATTTAACTAAAGAAAAAATAATAATTTCTATAGCTGCTGGAATAAGTACTGATTTTATAGAGAATATTTTAGAAAAAGAAGTTCCTGTTGTTAGAATTATGCCTAATACTCCTGCTGTTGTAGGAGAAGGAATGTCAGCTATATCCAGAGGTAAATATGTAACCGATAACCAGATAGAACTAGTAAAAAGAATCTTTTCAAACATAGGAAGATGTATAGAAGTTCAAGAGAAATATATGAATGCAGTAACCGGAATAAGCGGAAGTGGTCCGGCTTTTATTTATCTAATAATTGAAGCTCTAGCTGACGGCGGTGTAAAATTAGGGCTTCCTAAAAAAATAGCAATAGAACTTGCTGCTCAAACAGCTCTTGGCGCTGCAAAAATGGTACTTGAAACAGAAAAACACCCATCTGTTCTAAAAGATGAAGTAACAACCCCCGGAGGTTGTACAATAGCAGGTTTAGCTGTTATGGAAGACAGTAAAATAAGAGCTGCTCTTTCAAAAACCGTTCAGGAAACAGCAAAAGTAGCATCTGAATTATCTAGTAAATAA
- a CDS encoding 50S ribosomal protein L34 — protein MRRTLEGTKRKRQRKSGFLERMSTPNGRNVLNRRRAKGRHKIAIVAKNRA, from the coding sequence ATGAGACGCACACTCGAAGGAACAAAGAGAAAAAGACAACGTAAAAGCGGTTTTTTAGAAAGAATGAGCACCCCAAACGGCCGAAATGTACTTAACAGAAGAAGAGCTAAAGGGCGCCATAAAATAGCAATCGTGGCTAAAAATAGGGCATAA
- a CDS encoding ribonuclease P protein component translates to MLPEPERLRKSSEFGYTYNLKRSVATSLLILYTGKLKNSLETSPRVGFVVGKKVHKRANKRNYIKRLMREAYRNIKKTTKIPINQWETLIFIARPNILEVDYKEVYDNIVECLRKANKRYGNPDLMGN, encoded by the coding sequence GTGTTACCGGAGCCTGAAAGACTTAGAAAAAGTAGTGAATTTGGTTATACTTACAATCTTAAAAGATCTGTAGCAACTTCACTACTTATTTTATATACAGGAAAATTAAAAAATTCTTTAGAAACATCTCCCAGAGTAGGCTTTGTTGTTGGAAAAAAAGTTCATAAAAGAGCTAATAAAAGAAATTATATTAAACGGTTAATGAGAGAAGCTTATAGAAATATAAAAAAGACTACAAAAATTCCTATAAATCAGTGGGAAACATTAATTTTTATAGCAAGGCCAAATATTCTTGAAGTTGATTACAAAGAAGTATATGATAATATTGTAGAGTGCTTAAGGAAAGCTAATAAACGGTATGGAAATCCAGATTTGATGGGAAATTAA
- a CDS encoding membrane protein insertion efficiency factor YidD — MKKIAILLIKIYQKVSKYTPRVCRFYPSCSEYTKQAIIKYGFLKGCSLGILRIIKCHPLNPGGFDPVP; from the coding sequence ATGAAAAAAATAGCAATTTTATTAATAAAAATTTATCAGAAAGTCTCAAAATATACTCCTCGTGTATGCAGATTTTATCCATCTTGTTCTGAATACACAAAACAAGCCATTATTAAATACGGCTTTTTAAAAGGGTGCTCTCTTGGTATATTAAGAATAATAAAATGCCATCCATTAAATCCGGGTGGTTTTGATCCGGTTCCATAA